The Microbacterium maritypicum genome contains a region encoding:
- a CDS encoding phage holin family protein: MITFLFRGLLYVVSAGLGLIAADLLLDGFTIEWDKWWGFVICILIFAILQSVLAPWVGKMANRYAPVLMGGIGIFSTLISLVVVVLLPIGGLRITDLTGWLLGAVIVWLITALGSVLLPLLFLRKKVAAVKGQRR; the protein is encoded by the coding sequence GTGATCACTTTCCTGTTCCGCGGCCTGCTCTACGTGGTGTCCGCCGGTCTCGGCCTGATCGCCGCTGACCTCCTCCTCGACGGCTTCACGATCGAATGGGACAAGTGGTGGGGCTTCGTCATCTGCATCCTGATCTTCGCGATCCTGCAGAGCGTCCTCGCGCCCTGGGTCGGCAAGATGGCCAACCGCTACGCGCCGGTGCTGATGGGCGGTATCGGGATCTTCTCGACGCTGATCTCGCTCGTCGTCGTCGTGCTGCTGCCCATCGGCGGACTCCGGATCACCGACCTGACCGGGTGGCTGCTCGGTGCGGTCATCGTCTGGCTGATCACGGCGCTCGGCAGCGTGCTGCTCCCGCTCCTCTTCCTGCGCAAGAAGGTCGCGGCGGTCAAGGGCCAACGCCGCTAG
- a CDS encoding MepB family protein produces MQFNAFAVYSAEVGVTAEVIPETQNSDYESGIVQIGEEAWHIRTARNTPTKPGAFVAFWQRDAEGNTVPFSDADPAAGLLVFVEQHDQRGVFRFTSAHLTALGVTSGRRPGKRGFRVYPSWCAGLNAQAATTQSAQAPAFQEF; encoded by the coding sequence ATGCAGTTCAACGCCTTCGCGGTCTACTCGGCGGAGGTGGGCGTGACCGCTGAAGTCATCCCCGAGACCCAGAACAGCGACTATGAGTCCGGGATTGTCCAGATAGGCGAAGAGGCTTGGCATATTCGCACAGCGCGGAACACTCCGACCAAACCGGGGGCCTTCGTCGCGTTCTGGCAAAGGGACGCGGAGGGGAACACAGTGCCGTTCAGCGATGCCGATCCCGCAGCGGGGCTGCTTGTCTTCGTGGAACAGCATGATCAGCGAGGGGTGTTCCGGTTCACCAGCGCGCACCTGACAGCGCTCGGCGTCACGTCAGGAAGGCGGCCAGGCAAACGTGGGTTCCGGGTGTATCCGAGCTGGTGCGCGGGCTTGAATGCCCAGGCCGCGACCACGCAAAGCGCTCAAGCGCCCGCGTTTCAGGAGTTCTGA
- the epsC gene encoding serine O-acetyltransferase EpsC: protein MGMIGRMREDIAAARLRDPAARSAVEVALLYPGLHAVWAHRVSHALWRRRLRLLARAGSQVSRWLTGIEIHPGANIGRRFFIDHGMGVVIGETAVVGDDVMLYHGVTLGGRTRASGKRHPTLGDGVAVGAGAKILGPVTIGAGSVVGANAVVTRDAPADSVLVGVPAKPRHRTVGEDTRALLTAPDHYAI from the coding sequence ATGGGCATGATCGGGCGGATGCGCGAGGACATCGCGGCCGCACGCCTTCGGGATCCGGCCGCGCGCAGCGCCGTCGAGGTCGCTCTGCTCTACCCCGGGCTGCACGCCGTCTGGGCGCACCGCGTCTCGCATGCGCTCTGGCGGCGCCGCCTGCGTCTGCTCGCACGCGCCGGCTCCCAGGTGTCGCGCTGGCTGACCGGGATCGAGATCCACCCCGGCGCGAACATCGGCCGTCGCTTCTTCATCGACCACGGCATGGGCGTGGTCATCGGCGAGACCGCCGTGGTGGGCGACGATGTGATGCTCTACCACGGCGTCACGCTCGGCGGACGCACACGCGCTTCCGGGAAGAGGCACCCCACGCTCGGAGACGGAGTGGCCGTCGGCGCCGGCGCCAAGATCCTCGGCCCCGTGACGATCGGGGCCGGCTCCGTGGTCGGTGCGAACGCCGTGGTCACTCGTGACGCCCCCGCCGACAGCGTGCTCGTCGGAGTGCCGGCGAAGCCGCGTCATCGCACGGTCGGCGAGGACACCAGGGCTCTGCTCACCGCGCCGGACCACTACGCGATCTGA
- the cysK gene encoding cysteine synthase A, whose product MPGIHSDITTAFGNTPLVRLNRVTEGLGATVLAKLEYYNPASSVKDRIGIAMVNAAEASGELTPGGTIVESTSGNTGIALAMVGAARGYRVILTMPASMSKERRVLLKAFGAQIVLTDPTKGMSGAIEETKRIVAETPGAIWIRQFENAANPQIHRETTAQEILRDTDGAVDILVAGVGTGGTVTGTGQALKAAKPGVQVIAVEPKDSPVLTEGHPGPHKIQGIGPNFVPGVLDREVLDEILTAEFDESIRVARELAAKEGLLVGMSSGAAVAAALKVAARPENTGKTIVVMIPDTGERYISTALFEDLRED is encoded by the coding sequence ATGCCCGGCATCCACTCCGACATCACGACCGCGTTCGGCAACACACCGCTCGTCCGCCTGAACCGGGTGACCGAGGGACTGGGTGCGACCGTCCTCGCCAAGCTCGAGTACTACAACCCCGCCTCGAGCGTGAAGGATCGCATCGGGATCGCCATGGTCAACGCCGCCGAGGCATCGGGTGAGCTCACGCCGGGCGGCACCATCGTGGAGTCCACGAGCGGCAACACCGGCATCGCTCTCGCGATGGTCGGCGCCGCGCGCGGCTACCGCGTGATCCTGACGATGCCCGCCTCCATGTCGAAGGAGCGCCGGGTCCTGCTGAAGGCGTTCGGCGCGCAGATCGTGCTCACCGACCCCACCAAGGGCATGAGCGGTGCGATCGAGGAGACCAAGCGCATCGTCGCCGAGACTCCCGGAGCCATCTGGATCCGCCAGTTCGAGAATGCCGCGAACCCCCAGATCCACCGCGAGACCACGGCACAGGAGATCCTCCGCGACACCGACGGCGCGGTCGACATCCTCGTCGCGGGCGTCGGCACCGGCGGAACCGTCACCGGGACCGGGCAGGCGCTCAAGGCGGCGAAGCCCGGCGTCCAGGTGATCGCGGTCGAGCCCAAGGATTCCCCGGTGCTCACCGAGGGACACCCCGGCCCGCACAAGATCCAGGGCATCGGCCCGAACTTCGTCCCCGGTGTGCTCGATCGCGAGGTGCTCGACGAGATCCTCACCGCCGAGTTCGACGAGTCCATCCGCGTCGCCCGTGAGCTCGCGGCCAAGGAGGGTCTCCTCGTGGGCATGTCATCCGGCGCCGCGGTCGCCGCCGCACTGAAGGTCGCGGCCCGACCGGAGAACACCGGCAAGACGATCGTCGTCATGATCCCCGACACCGGTGAGCGTTACATCTCCACCGCGCTGTTCGAGGATCTGCGCGAAGACTGA
- the prmC gene encoding peptide chain release factor N(5)-glutamine methyltransferase, which yields MSDTSLAAVVRTAAQRLADVGVPDPLVDAELLAGHILGRRRGEVQAAIVRGDGIDDAAVSALDEAVTRRAAREPLQHITGTAPFRHLELAVGPGVFVPRPETETVVQYAIDALLSSPESAPVGIDLGTGSGAIALAMATEVPHARIFAAELSEDAHAWASRNVAGVDNLTLVLSDLGEAFPELDGTASVVISNPPYVPDAAIPRDPEVRLFDPAMALYGGEDGLDIVRVLSSRALRLLRPGGLLVIEHGELQGESIRDLLTADGWRAPATHRDLTLRDRTTTALRP from the coding sequence ATGTCTGACACCTCTCTCGCTGCGGTCGTCCGCACGGCGGCCCAGCGTCTGGCCGATGTCGGAGTGCCCGACCCTCTCGTCGACGCAGAGCTTCTCGCCGGCCACATCCTCGGACGACGACGCGGCGAGGTGCAGGCGGCGATCGTCCGTGGCGACGGCATCGATGACGCAGCGGTGTCGGCGCTCGATGAGGCCGTGACGCGTCGTGCAGCCAGGGAGCCGCTGCAGCACATCACCGGAACCGCGCCGTTCCGTCACCTCGAGCTCGCCGTCGGCCCCGGCGTCTTCGTACCCCGTCCGGAGACGGAGACCGTCGTGCAGTACGCGATCGACGCCCTGCTGAGCTCCCCGGAGTCCGCACCGGTCGGCATCGACCTCGGCACCGGCAGCGGGGCGATCGCCCTCGCGATGGCCACCGAGGTGCCGCACGCGCGCATCTTCGCCGCCGAGCTCTCCGAGGACGCGCATGCCTGGGCGAGCCGCAACGTCGCGGGAGTCGACAACCTCACGCTGGTGCTGTCCGACCTGGGGGAAGCCTTCCCGGAGCTCGACGGCACGGCCTCCGTGGTCATCTCGAATCCGCCGTATGTGCCCGATGCCGCCATTCCCCGCGATCCGGAGGTGCGGCTGTTCGATCCGGCCATGGCGCTGTACGGGGGAGAGGACGGTCTCGACATCGTGCGTGTGCTCAGCTCACGGGCCCTGCGGCTGCTGCGCCCCGGTGGTCTCCTCGTCATCGAGCACGGCGAACTGCAGGGCGAGTCGATCAGGGACCTCCTCACGGCCGACGGCTGGCGCGCGCCGGCGACACACCGCGACCTGACGCTCCGGGATCGCACCACCACCGCGCTCCGACCCTGA
- a CDS encoding L-threonylcarbamoyladenylate synthase, which yields MSTIFDCSDESQLLAGMRHARQAIGRGDLIVIPTDTVYGVAADAFSPAAVQRLLDAKGRGRDQPPPVLIGTKETLAALAESVPEPVERLVEAFWPGGLTIVLPAQPSLVWDLGETLGTVAVRMPEGRVALELLAETGPLAVSSANLTGEAAAISAYDAEKMLGDSVAVYLADGLSKDGIASTIVDATSLVRRGADSEPGTVRILRDGAVTREQLEEVLGDLLEPEDHAGHEHDPERAQEQDGDS from the coding sequence ATGTCAACCATCTTCGACTGCAGCGACGAGTCGCAGCTCCTCGCCGGCATGCGCCACGCGCGCCAGGCGATCGGCCGTGGCGACCTCATCGTCATCCCCACAGACACGGTGTACGGCGTCGCCGCCGATGCCTTCTCCCCGGCCGCCGTCCAGCGCCTCCTCGATGCGAAGGGGCGCGGGCGGGATCAGCCGCCGCCCGTGCTGATCGGCACGAAGGAGACGCTCGCCGCCCTGGCCGAGTCCGTTCCGGAGCCGGTCGAGCGCCTCGTCGAGGCATTCTGGCCCGGCGGACTGACGATCGTGCTGCCCGCGCAGCCGTCGCTGGTGTGGGACCTGGGAGAGACTCTCGGCACGGTCGCGGTGCGCATGCCGGAGGGCCGGGTCGCCCTCGAACTGCTCGCGGAGACCGGCCCGCTGGCCGTCTCCAGCGCGAACCTCACGGGCGAAGCCGCGGCCATCTCGGCGTACGACGCCGAGAAGATGCTGGGTGACAGCGTCGCGGTCTATCTCGCAGACGGCCTGAGCAAGGACGGCATCGCGTCCACCATCGTGGATGCCACCTCGCTGGTGCGCCGCGGCGCGGATTCCGAACCCGGGACGGTGCGCATCCTCCGTGACGGCGCCGTGACCAGGGAGCAGCTCGAGGAAGTCCTCGGCGACCTCCTCGAGCCCGAGGACCACGCCGGACACGAGCATGACCCTGAGCGCGCGCAGGAGCAGGACGGGGATTCGTGA
- a CDS encoding MraY family glycosyltransferase: protein MKQYLFTIILTAAITFALTWAVWKLSLRFKLYPAIRDRDVHTTPKPRLGGVAIFLAIAAAFGFSAVNPFFQSIWVPPQTMWSILGASLLIAIIGVVDDLWDIDWMIKLGAQFLAAGVITVGGGLQILSLPFGDLIVVSSWLSITITMFAIVIVMNAVNFIDGLDGLVAGVCLISNGVFFAYSYIFTRDSGASSYFNLSTFIAAVLIGACLGFLPLNWSPAKIFMGDSGALVIGLLMATSAIAITGQMDPSALDPERLGRSQLVGAFLPILLPLLVVLLPLLDFGLAVLRRMSAGRSPFSPDRKHLHHRMLDLGHRDRDAVLIFYAWTAVVSLAVLLMYVGAREDWPGQYLPGVGFGIVGIAACLVVTLSPTRRRKSAAGAEPDPTPVES, encoded by the coding sequence GTGAAGCAGTACCTCTTCACGATCATCCTCACCGCCGCGATCACGTTCGCGCTGACCTGGGCGGTGTGGAAGCTGAGCCTCCGGTTCAAGCTGTACCCCGCGATCCGCGACCGGGACGTGCACACCACCCCCAAGCCACGACTGGGCGGCGTCGCGATCTTCCTCGCCATCGCCGCGGCGTTCGGCTTCTCCGCGGTGAACCCGTTCTTCCAGAGCATCTGGGTGCCGCCGCAGACCATGTGGTCGATCCTCGGCGCGTCCCTGCTGATCGCGATCATCGGGGTCGTCGACGACCTCTGGGACATCGACTGGATGATCAAGCTCGGCGCGCAGTTCCTCGCTGCCGGCGTCATCACGGTCGGTGGGGGACTGCAGATCCTGTCTCTGCCGTTCGGTGACCTCATCGTGGTGTCGAGCTGGCTGAGCATCACGATCACGATGTTCGCGATCGTCATCGTGATGAATGCGGTGAACTTCATCGACGGACTCGACGGGCTCGTCGCCGGTGTGTGTCTCATCTCGAACGGCGTGTTCTTCGCCTACTCTTACATCTTCACGCGCGACTCCGGCGCCTCCAGCTACTTCAACCTCTCGACCTTCATCGCCGCCGTCCTCATCGGAGCCTGCCTCGGCTTCCTGCCGCTGAACTGGAGCCCCGCGAAGATCTTCATGGGCGACTCCGGTGCACTGGTGATCGGCCTCCTGATGGCCACATCGGCGATCGCGATCACCGGGCAGATGGATCCGTCCGCCCTCGACCCCGAGCGGCTCGGGCGTTCCCAGCTGGTCGGAGCCTTCCTACCGATCCTGCTCCCGCTGCTGGTGGTCCTGCTGCCGCTGCTGGACTTCGGACTCGCCGTGCTCCGACGCATGAGCGCGGGACGATCGCCGTTCTCGCCCGACCGGAAGCACCTGCATCACCGCATGCTCGATCTGGGTCACCGCGACCGTGACGCCGTGCTCATCTTCTACGCCTGGACGGCCGTGGTCTCCCTCGCCGTCCTGCTCATGTACGTCGGTGCCCGAGAGGACTGGCCCGGCCAGTACCTGCCGGGTGTCGGCTTCGGCATCGTGGGCATCGCCGCCTGCCTCGTCGTCACGCTGAGTCCCACCCGCCGCAGGAAGAGCGCAGCGGGCGCCGAACCCGATCCGACACCCGTGGAGTCCTGA
- the atpB gene encoding F0F1 ATP synthase subunit A codes for MLAVIAVVLILWLGTRRMKVVPGRFQSLVEMGLGFVRTNVAHDMLGRKDGDRFLPILTTIFFMVLFMNITGIIPFLNMPGTAIVAVPLTLAVVSYVTFIYAGIKRHGFKFFKNSLFPQGVPVAAMPIVAIIELISTFILRPVTLTLRLLMNLVVGHMILVLAFSATQFFFFTAGGGWAALGVGTLAFGGAFTLFEMLVAVLQAYVFTVLTAVYIQLAVAEEH; via the coding sequence TTGCTCGCGGTGATCGCCGTGGTTCTGATCCTCTGGCTCGGCACTCGCCGTATGAAGGTCGTCCCCGGCCGCTTCCAGAGCCTCGTGGAGATGGGGCTCGGCTTCGTCCGGACCAACGTCGCCCACGACATGCTCGGTCGCAAGGACGGTGACCGCTTCCTGCCGATCCTGACCACGATCTTCTTCATGGTCCTGTTCATGAACATCACGGGCATCATCCCGTTCCTGAACATGCCGGGAACGGCGATCGTCGCGGTGCCGCTCACGCTGGCTGTCGTCAGCTACGTGACCTTCATCTACGCCGGTATCAAGCGACACGGCTTCAAGTTCTTCAAGAACTCCCTGTTCCCGCAGGGTGTGCCGGTCGCCGCGATGCCGATCGTCGCGATCATCGAGCTCATCTCGACGTTCATCCTGCGCCCCGTCACGCTGACGCTGCGTCTTCTCATGAACCTCGTCGTGGGGCACATGATCCTGGTCCTCGCGTTCTCCGCGACCCAGTTCTTCTTCTTCACCGCAGGTGGCGGCTGGGCCGCACTCGGTGTCGGAACCCTCGCCTTCGGTGGCGCCTTCACTCTCTTCGAGATGCTGGTCGCCGTCCTCCAGGCATACGTCTTCACCGTCCTCACCGCGGTCTACATCCAGCTCGCGGTCGCAGAAGAGCACTGA
- the atpE gene encoding ATP synthase F0 subunit C, protein MDATTVLAEINGHLGAVGYGLAAIGPAIGVGIVVGKTIEGVARQPELAGRLQVLMWIGIAFTEALAFVGIAVAFIPFP, encoded by the coding sequence GTGGACGCTACTACGGTTCTCGCTGAAATCAACGGTCACCTCGGAGCGGTCGGCTACGGCCTCGCAGCCATCGGCCCGGCCATCGGCGTCGGCATCGTCGTCGGCAAGACCATCGAGGGTGTCGCTCGTCAGCCCGAGCTGGCCGGTCGTCTCCAGGTCCTCATGTGGATCGGTATCGCCTTCACCGAGGCACTTGCGTTCGTCGGCATCGCCGTCGCATTCATCCCCTTCCCGTAA
- a CDS encoding F0F1 ATP synthase subunit B, which produces MLNALVTNLAAEGEPNNPLIPAWYDIIWSGLWFIVILVVVWKVALPRLTKMLDERSAAIEGNIAKADEAQKQAEAALEEYTRQLAEARTEAGEIREAAREDGKKIVAEAKESATTEAARITATAHTQIEAERQTALVSLRSEVGTLAIDLAGGVVGETLSDDARATAVVDRFLAELEASEKAAQ; this is translated from the coding sequence ATGCTGAACGCTCTTGTCACGAACCTCGCAGCAGAGGGTGAGCCGAACAACCCCCTCATCCCTGCGTGGTACGACATCATCTGGTCGGGCCTCTGGTTCATCGTCATCCTCGTCGTCGTCTGGAAGGTCGCCCTTCCCCGTCTGACGAAGATGCTCGACGAGCGGTCCGCCGCCATCGAGGGCAACATCGCCAAGGCCGACGAGGCGCAGAAGCAGGCGGAGGCGGCACTCGAGGAGTACACGCGTCAGCTCGCTGAGGCGCGCACCGAGGCCGGTGAGATCCGCGAAGCCGCCCGTGAGGACGGCAAGAAGATCGTCGCCGAGGCGAAGGAGTCTGCGACCACCGAGGCCGCACGCATCACCGCCACCGCGCACACGCAGATCGAAGCGGAGCGTCAGACCGCTCTCGTCTCGCTGCGTAGCGAGGTCGGAACCCTCGCGATCGACCTCGCCGGTGGCGTGGTCGGCGAGACGCTCTCCGACGACGCGCGTGCGACGGCTGTCGTCGATCGCTTCCTCGCCGAGCTCGAGGCATCCGAGAAGGCGGCTCAGTAA
- a CDS encoding F0F1 ATP synthase subunit delta has product MGSATTQALAASIKTLAAAKDVTLDTARELFAAAHAVSASSQLSGALADPSAPAAARQNVVAAVFGGFSAGAQGVLKTVVAERWSNAGELVDGIEELAIRAAAIAEPGTDIEGELFGFSRVIAANPELELALGSRVGGEDAKSALVERLLAEGSTGSATTLIITSLVREPRGRRVRRLLNRAMSVVSSQRGRVVATVHTAAALTDAQRARLSDSLSRRYDGQVSLNVVIDPAVVGGLRVQIADDVIDGSISARLADLRQKLAG; this is encoded by the coding sequence ATGGGCAGCGCGACCACTCAGGCACTCGCGGCATCCATCAAGACGCTTGCCGCAGCGAAGGACGTCACTCTCGACACCGCACGGGAGCTGTTCGCTGCCGCGCATGCCGTGAGTGCATCGTCCCAGCTGAGCGGCGCGCTTGCTGATCCTTCCGCTCCCGCCGCGGCACGACAGAATGTCGTCGCCGCGGTGTTCGGCGGGTTCTCCGCAGGTGCCCAGGGCGTCCTGAAGACCGTCGTCGCAGAACGCTGGTCCAACGCGGGCGAGCTCGTCGACGGTATCGAGGAGCTCGCGATCCGCGCGGCGGCGATCGCCGAGCCCGGAACGGACATCGAAGGGGAGCTCTTCGGCTTCTCCCGGGTGATCGCGGCCAACCCCGAGCTCGAACTCGCTCTGGGTAGCCGCGTCGGCGGAGAAGACGCCAAGAGTGCGCTCGTCGAGCGTCTCCTGGCCGAAGGCTCCACCGGCTCCGCGACGACGCTGATCATCACGTCGCTTGTGCGCGAGCCGCGCGGGCGTCGAGTCCGACGGCTGCTGAACCGGGCGATGAGCGTCGTCTCGAGCCAGCGCGGTCGAGTGGTCGCCACGGTGCACACTGCGGCCGCCCTCACAGACGCACAGCGCGCCCGTCTCAGCGACTCGCTCTCGCGTCGCTACGACGGTCAGGTATCGCTCAACGTCGTCATCGACCCTGCCGTCGTCGGAGGCCTGCGCGTGCAGATCGCCGATGACGTCATCGACGGCAGCATCTCCGCACGACTCGCCGACCTTCGCCAGAAGCTCGCGGGCTAA
- the atpA gene encoding F0F1 ATP synthase subunit alpha — protein sequence MAELSISPDVIRDALKDFAAAYEPSGAGATEVGTVIDAADGIAHVEGLPGVMANELVIFADGTKGLAQSLNEHEIGVVVLGEFTGVEAGQEVTRTGEVLSVPVGDGYLGRVVDPLGNPIDGLGAIETESVRALELQAPGVMQRKSVHEPMQTGIKAIDAMIPVGRGQRQLIIGDRQTGKTAIAIDTIINQKANWESGDVNKQVRCIYVAIGQKGSTIASVKGALEEAGALEYTTIVAAPASDPAGFKYLAPYTGSAIGQHWMYGGKHVLIIFDDLSKQAEAYRAVSLLLRRPPGREAYPGDVFYLHSRLLERCAKLSDELGAGSMTGLPIIETKANDVSAYIPTNVISITDGQIFLQSDLFNANQRPAVDVGISVSRVGGDAQVKSIKKVSGTLKLELAQYRSLEAFAMFASDLDAASRRQLSRGARLTELLKQPQYSPYPVEEQVVSIWAGTNGKLDSIEVSDVLRFERELLDYLRRNTKVLETLRDTNVLDDATVAELEKQTDAFILEFQGGKGHAIGAPGHEEHAAAEAEDVNQEKIVKGRRA from the coding sequence ATGGCAGAACTATCGATCAGCCCCGACGTCATCCGTGACGCGCTGAAGGACTTCGCCGCAGCATACGAGCCCTCCGGGGCCGGGGCGACCGAGGTCGGCACCGTCATCGACGCGGCCGACGGCATCGCGCACGTCGAGGGACTGCCCGGCGTCATGGCGAACGAGCTCGTCATCTTCGCCGACGGCACCAAGGGTCTCGCACAGAGCCTGAACGAGCACGAGATCGGTGTCGTCGTCCTCGGCGAGTTCACCGGTGTCGAGGCCGGTCAGGAAGTCACCCGCACCGGTGAGGTCCTCTCGGTTCCGGTCGGCGACGGCTACCTCGGCCGCGTGGTCGACCCGCTCGGCAACCCGATCGACGGACTCGGCGCGATCGAGACCGAGAGCGTCCGCGCCCTCGAGCTCCAGGCGCCCGGCGTCATGCAGCGCAAGTCGGTGCACGAGCCGATGCAGACCGGCATCAAGGCCATCGACGCGATGATCCCCGTCGGTCGTGGCCAGCGTCAGCTGATCATCGGCGACCGCCAGACCGGTAAGACGGCCATCGCGATCGACACGATCATCAACCAGAAGGCCAACTGGGAGTCGGGCGACGTCAACAAGCAGGTTCGCTGCATCTACGTCGCGATCGGTCAGAAGGGCTCGACCATCGCTTCGGTGAAGGGCGCCCTCGAAGAGGCCGGTGCGCTGGAGTACACCACGATCGTGGCCGCTCCCGCATCCGACCCCGCCGGCTTCAAGTACCTGGCTCCCTACACGGGTTCTGCCATCGGCCAGCACTGGATGTACGGCGGCAAGCACGTCCTCATCATCTTCGACGACCTGTCGAAGCAGGCTGAGGCCTACCGCGCCGTGTCGCTCCTCCTGCGCCGCCCGCCGGGCCGCGAGGCCTACCCGGGTGACGTCTTCTACCTGCACTCGCGTCTGCTCGAGCGTTGCGCGAAGCTGTCCGACGAGCTCGGCGCTGGTTCCATGACGGGTCTCCCGATCATCGAGACCAAGGCGAACGACGTCTCGGCCTACATCCCGACCAACGTGATCTCGATCACCGACGGCCAGATCTTCCTGCAGTCCGACCTCTTCAACGCGAACCAGCGTCCCGCGGTCGACGTGGGTATCTCGGTCTCGCGAGTCGGCGGTGACGCTCAGGTCAAGTCGATCAAGAAGGTCTCCGGAACGTTGAAGCTGGAGCTCGCGCAGTACCGCTCCCTCGAGGCTTTCGCGATGTTCGCGTCCGACCTCGACGCGGCTTCGCGTCGTCAGCTCTCCCGTGGTGCGCGCCTGACCGAGCTGCTCAAGCAGCCGCAGTACTCGCCGTACCCCGTCGAGGAGCAGGTCGTCTCGATCTGGGCCGGCACCAACGGCAAGCTCGACTCGATCGAGGTCTCGGACGTCCTGCGCTTCGAGCGCGAGCTCCTGGACTACCTGCGTCGCAACACCAAGGTTCTCGAGACGCTCCGCGACACCAACGTCCTCGATGACGCCACGGTCGCAGAGCTCGAGAAGCAGACGGATGCCTTCATCCTGGAGTTCCAGGGTGGCAAGGGACACGCCATCGGCGCCCCGGGCCACGAGGAGCACGCTGCAGCCGAGGCTGAGGACGTCAACCAGGAGAAGATCGTCAAGGGTCGTCGCGCGTAA
- a CDS encoding F0F1 ATP synthase subunit gamma: protein MGAQLRVYKQKISSAQTTKKITKAMELIAASRIQKAMARVKASTPFARAVTRAVSAVATHSNVDHPLTRESENITRSAVVIFSSDRGLAGAFNSQILREGLEVAELLREQGKEPVFYLIGRKAVGYFQFRRLAAAAEWTGDTDTPSFHTAEEISATLLESFSRGGQDGGVDEIHLVYNRFVSMMTQSPESVRLLPLEITEADESEAGNTVYPLYEFEPDAETVLDAILPVYIQSRVFNALLQSSAAKQAATQKAMKSASDNADKLITDYTRLRNNARQAEITQQIAEIVGGADALSSK from the coding sequence ATGGGCGCTCAACTCAGGGTCTACAAGCAGAAGATCTCTTCTGCTCAGACGACCAAGAAGATCACGAAGGCGATGGAACTCATCGCGGCTTCGCGCATTCAGAAGGCGATGGCACGCGTCAAAGCGTCCACACCCTTCGCGCGTGCCGTGACGAGGGCCGTGTCGGCCGTCGCGACGCACTCGAACGTGGATCACCCGCTGACCCGCGAGTCCGAGAACATCACCCGCTCCGCGGTCGTGATCTTCTCCTCGGACCGCGGTCTCGCCGGAGCCTTCAACTCGCAGATCCTCCGTGAGGGTCTCGAGGTCGCAGAGCTCCTGCGCGAGCAGGGCAAGGAGCCGGTCTTCTACCTCATCGGTCGTAAGGCCGTCGGATACTTCCAGTTCCGACGCCTCGCCGCCGCTGCGGAGTGGACCGGCGACACGGACACCCCGTCGTTCCACACCGCGGAGGAGATCTCCGCGACGCTGCTCGAATCCTTCTCCCGCGGGGGACAGGATGGCGGCGTCGACGAGATCCACCTCGTGTACAACCGTTTCGTCAGCATGATGACGCAGTCGCCCGAATCCGTGCGTCTGCTCCCGCTGGAGATCACGGAAGCCGATGAGTCGGAAGCCGGTAACACCGTTTACCCGCTGTACGAGTTCGAGCCGGATGCCGAGACCGTTCTCGACGCGATCCTGCCGGTGTACATCCAGAGCCGCGTCTTCAACGCTCTCCTGCAGTCGTCTGCCGCGAAGCAGGCGGCGACGCAGAAGGCGATGAAGTCGGCCAGCGACAACGCCGACAAGCTCATCACCGACTACACCCGTCTGCGCAACAACGCGCGCCAGGCGGAGATCACGCAGCAGATCGCCGAGATCGTCGGCGGCGCCGACGCCCTCTCGAGCAAATAG